A single window of Tetrapisispora phaffii CBS 4417 chromosome 16, complete genome DNA harbors:
- the IES3 gene encoding Ies3p (similar to Saccharomyces cerevisiae IES3 (YLR052W); ancestral locus Anc_8.53), with product MGAFEQLVQSDKQLQFARRAVAKYQRQLDHGPDDSEAPLDSEGLGAAAAQLNKRHIMNVDDISKINYEVVKSVPGNLLTPLYAGTHKLEGRQLDDERLENEVVQAKTKLYKNHLYTMNDEFLAALRAPAASTKAKRAREVADEESDEDLADVPLQVQIQWLQEIQHDLMGTYKDLVNKEKKWFTLKEVILDANAELDLFSTKDVERAPPNVNLGDPNAPTNPYSTVNTMLFHSKKKRNKKILP from the coding sequence ATGGGCGCATTCGAACAGCTAGTACAAAGCGACAAGCAGTTGCAGTTCGCCAGGAGGGCGGTCGCCAAGTACCAGAGGCAGCTCGACCACGGGCCAGACGACTCAGAGGCCCCCCTCGACTCCGAGGGGCTGGGCGCCGCCGCTGCCCAGCTCAACAAGCGACACATCATGAACGTCGACGACATCTCCAAGATCAACTACGAGGTGGTCAAGAGCGTCCCCGGGAACCTGCTCACGCCGCTGTATGCGGGGACCCACAAGCTCGAGGGCCGCCAGCTCGACGACGAGCGCCTCGAGAACGAGGTCGTCCAGGCGAAGACAAAACTATACAAGAACCACCTCTACACGATGAACGACGAGTTTCTGGCGGCCCTCAGGGCCCCTGCCGCATCCACGAAGGCCAAGAGGGCCAGGGAGGTTGCTGACGAGGAGTCCGACGAGGACCTGGCCGACGTGCCACTGCAGGTCCAGATCCAATGGCTGCAAGAAATACAGCACGATCTCATGGGCACCTACAAAGACCTGGTCAACAAGGAAAAGAAGTGGTTCACTCTGAAGGAGGTGATCCTCGACGCAAACGCCGAATTGGATCTGTTTAGCACCAAGGATGTCGAACGAGCACCGCCAAACGTCAACCTGGGAGACCCAAACGCCCCAACTAACCCATACTCCACTGTCAACACAATGCTCTTCCACtccaagaagaaaagaaacaaaaagatACTCCCATAG
- the EMA19 gene encoding Ema19p (similar to Saccharomyces cerevisiae YLR050C; ancestral locus Anc_8.60), whose product MLTPLELSFYTYYSLLHIPITLCIDSTVVLPWRWFPRWVQAAVRWHVAQNHDYLLDDPPWWLVLFVAVELLVQLPLFCYFAWQLPRLRRPASVAAGDDKLLKGARRRQHRRVLALLRGYGANASLTTLVCIVHICRWGHVVGGAGALSPAQKLQLVAVYLPTFVIPLRLCFV is encoded by the coding sequence ATGCTGACCCCCTTAGAATTGAGCTTCTACACGTACTACTCGCTGCTGCACATCCCCATCACGCTGTGCATCGACTCGACCGTGGTGCTGCCCTGGCGCTGGTTCCCGCGCTGGGTGCAGGCTGCCGTGCGCTGGCACGTCGCCCAGAACCACGACTACCTGCTCGACGACCCGCCGTGGTGGCTGGTGCTGTTCGTCGCCGTCGAGCTGCTCGTGCAGCTGCCGCTGTTCTGCTACTTTGCGTGGCAGCTGCCCCGCCTGCGCCGGCCCGCCAGCGTGGCTGCTGGCGACGACAAGCTGCTGAAGGGCGCCCGCCGGCGCCAGCACCGCCGGGTGCTGGCGCTGCTGCGTGGCTACGGCGCCAACGCCAGCCTCACCACCCTCGTGTGCATCGTGCACATCTGCCGGTGGGGCCACGTCGTGGGCGGGGCCGGGGCCCTGTCGCCGGCCCAGAAGCTGCAGCTGGTGGCCGTGTACCTGCCCACGTTCGTGATCCCGTTGCGGCTGTGCTTTGTGTAG
- the HSP12 gene encoding lipid-binding protein HSP12 (similar to Saccharomyces cerevisiae HSP12 (YFL014W); ancestral locus Anc_8.62) — MSDQGRKNFSEQIHEEFKPDSQKSYAEQGKEYISGTADKLQGKMTPNEDKGLAQGAHDSYQQGKSEAQAKETSHDLKQEVNDYYMTAKEKLNEAAKYVSKSMHGDEGSK; from the coding sequence ATGTCAGACCAAGGAAGAAAAAACTTTTCAGAACAGATCCACGAGGAGTTCAAGCCAGACTCCCAGAAATCGTACGCCGAGCAGGGCAAGGAGTACATCAGCGGCACCGCCGACAAGCTGCAGGGCAAGATGACGCCCAACGAGGACAAGGGCTTGGCGCAGGGCGCCCACGACTCGTACCAGCAGGGCAAGAGTGAGGCCCAGGCCAAGGAGACCTCCCACGACCTCAAGCAGGAGGTCAACGACTACTACATGACCGCCAAGGAGAAGCTCAACGAGGCCGCCAAGTACGTGTCCAAGAGCATGCACGGCGACGAGGGCAGTAAGTAG
- the IES1 gene encoding Ies1p (similar to Saccharomyces cerevisiae IES1 (YFL013C); ancestral locus Anc_8.64), with product MVEMGNRVYDPIHDVFQTQPSEGHDKEGAGAGRTGSMLSKLKAEGELVPSLISSKHKLKESSKYNRHLKKPDGAYFNRSDVQFRFLYLLLSDKRLLFTNIYKSFFRSTVVPIQTDEPKVVNVTDEGFDARCFIFNDTLTFSQAYILALATSSKCSKILKDKLLRDKEVAFSSCALGILVNVGRMNTTINFFHEMTSQLRTFHSVPCLQMNNTDPKALQDTPRLKSILKSAAVGNDPIDLMKVYDHEEQIQGKSNLINLIFALCDNVSLLNIILLKKYVDVDPGFSSLYSLLDSSKYDPVDRCNVLLWLLYIHSETDMTDVSVRESLTLFRGAFPEEEKLMLRLSEEDYDVDTPEEVEYGLQQMQKRKEFLKSHKSGAEPKDGEGNKENSEGSEKATTSPPSSPSRQPSVTAATVKKQDPESNGPAKKRPRVKKEASAEPAAKLKSPSKDKEVVQRRNLARSWIEADNAKMITKGLDVAKEISQHQFLKDLAGAQEYARLKRKEVGLMKAFSEFEDISLANLLGVRGRKRKKFKDNLLGFETDYIKYFGLLKKKILANERLDATAAAVASASPDSDDEPGSPVFKLR from the coding sequence ATGGTTGAAATGGGGAACAGAGTGTACGACCCTATTCACGATGTGTTCCAGACACAGCCCAGCGAGGGCCACGACAAAGAGGGTGCCGGTGCTGGTCGCACTGGCAGCATGCTCAGCAAGCTGAAAGCAGAAGGAGAACTCGTCCCATCGCTCATCAGCTCAAAACATAAACTCAAGGAATCTAGCAAGTACAACAGGCACCTGAAGAAACCCGATGGTGCATACTTCAACCGGTCAGACGTGCAGTTCCGGTTCTTGTACCTGCTGCTCTCCGACAAGAGGCTGCTATTCACTAACATATACAAATCGTTCTTCCGCAGCACCGTTGTGCCCATTCAGACGGATGAACCCAAGGTGGTGAACGTCACTGACGAAGGGTTCGACGCAAGGTGTTTCATCTTCAACGACACGCTGACCTTCTCCCAGGCGTACATCCTAGCGTTGGCCACGTCGTCCAAGTGCTCGAAGATCCTCAAGGACAAGCTGCTCAGGGACAAAGAGGTTGCGTTCTCGTCGTGCGCCCTGGGGATCCTTGTGAACGTCGGGAGGATGAACACCACCATCAACTTCTTCCACGAGATGACGTCCCAACTGCGCACGTTCCATTCTGTGCCATGTCTTCAGATGAACAACACGGACCCCAAGGCCCTGCAGGACACCCCCCGGTTGAAGTCGATCCTGAAGAGCGCCGCTGTCGGCAACGATCCAATCGATCTGATGAAGGTGTACGACCACGAGGAGCAGATACAAGGCAAGAGCAACCTGATAAACCTGATCTTTGCGCTTTGCGACAACGTCTCCTTGCTGAACATCATCCTGTTGAAGAAGTACGTCGACGTGGACCCGGGGTTCTCGTCGCTGTACAGTCTGCTGGACTCTTCCAAATACGACCCTGTCGACAGGTGCAACGTGCTGCTGTGGCTCCTCTACATCCACTCCGAGACCGACATGACGGATGTCAGCGTGCGGGAGTCGTTGACGCTGTTCAGAGGTGCGTTTCCGGAAGAGGAGAAGCTGATGCTGAGGTTGTCGGAGGAGGACTACGACGTGGACACGCCCGAGGAGGTGGAATACGGGCTGCAGCAGATGCAGAAGAGGAAAGAGTTCCTGAAGAGCCACAAATCTGGGGCCGAGCCCAAGGACGGTGAAGGCAACAAGGAGAACAGCGAAGGTTCAGAGAAGGCCACGACCTCGCCGCCAAGCAGTCCCTCGCGACAGCCAAGTGTCACCGCTGCAACCGTCAAGAAACAAGACCCCGAGAGCAACGGCCCAGCGAAGAAGAGGCCCAGAGTGAAGAAAGAGGCGTCGGCGGAACCTGCCGCCAAGTTGAAATCACCTTCGAAGGACAAAGAGGTGGTCCAGCGACGCAATCTCGCCAGATCGTGGATCGAGGCCGACAACGCCAAGATGATCACGAAGGGACTGGACGTGGCCAAAGAGATAAGCCAGCACCAGTTCCTCAAGGACCTGGCGGGAGCGCAAGAGTATGCCCGGCTGAAGCGGAAGGAAGTCGGGCTGATGAAGGCGTTCAGCGAGTTCGAGGACATCTCGCTGGCCAACCTGCTGGGCGTGCGTGGCAGGAAGCGCAAGAAGTTCAAGGACAACCTGCTGGGCTTCGAGACAGACTACATAAAATACTTTGGGCtgctgaagaagaagatcCTCGCCAACGAGCGGCTGGACGCAACGGCAGCTGCCGTTGCGTCTGCCTCTCCAGACTCCGACGACGAGCCCGGCAGCCCGGTGTTCAAACTCAGATAG
- the TPHA0P00330 gene encoding uncharacterized protein (similar to Saccharomyces cerevisiae CDC4 (YFL009W); ancestral locus Anc_8.67), which yields MTITAEFPLSGVPVPCRYRVSEITTVSDGGGASGATSSRALDEVVNAADSKQDDGNNDDTASESRCVKRARLGDDGEDLEDETLPPSPIASPGCDEKGAGSLRAKPFVASDLAAHLHTSIPGSCYKNMVFRALAKLNRRDLADFATLITDNLKRDFISSLPAEIAVKILLKLPYRDITSCLQVSRKWNEVATSSPALWKSLLISENFVSASCFDLYSSKLLKKYPGAMSEEDCYYSDFLKNRNYLNNWYNKHFTPRRYTLDGHATSVVTCLQFEDDYIISGADDKVIRVYSSKDKKLLKSLTGHEGGVWALKYVDDGIIVSGSTDRTVRIWDIELGCCTHVFKGHTSTVRCLEVVEYKGIKYIVTGSRDNTLHVWKLPKVDVHARIRKQENQGALDNEGDLPYLHSSPDENPYFVGVLRGHLASVRTLSGHGNIVISGSYDCSLMVWDIAQMKCLYVLAAHSDRVYSTIYDHKRNRCISASMDATIRVWDLKDIWKNGTCVRVMNAMTPCTNILGSMLILHGHTALVGLLKLSDRFLVSAAADGSLRGWNANSYGRKFIYSHANMSAITTFDLNDNLLVSGSESQFNIYNLRTGGIIHPNLLSDADQIWSVKIKENILVVAVERDNRSFIEIFDFNERYHTNI from the coding sequence ATGACTATAACTGCAGAATTTCCTTTAAGTGGGGTTCCTGTGCCATGCAGGTACCGAGTGAGCGAGATAACGACTGTGAGTGACGGCGGGGGCGCCTCTGGGGCCACCTCGTCCAGGGCCCTGGACGAGGTGGTCAATGCAGCTGACAGCAAGCAAGACGACGGCAATAACGACGATACTGCAAGCGAGTCCAGGTGTGTCAAGAGAGCTCGGCTGGGCGACGATGGCGAGGACCTGGAAGACGAGACGTTGCCTCCATCGCCTATCGCATCTCCGGGGTGCGACGAGAAGGGCGCCGGCAGCCTGCGTGCCAAACCCTTTGTTGCCAGTGATCTGGCAGCACACCTCCACACCAGCATTCCTGGTTCTTGCTACAAGAACATGGTGTTCCGCGCCCTGGCAAAGCTCAACAGGAGGGACCTGGCAGACTTCGCAACGTTGATCACAGATAACTTGAAAAGAGACTTCATTTCCTCGCTGCCCGCAGAGATCGCCGTCAAGATCCTGTTGAAGCTGCCTTACAGGGACATCACCAGTTGTCTGCAAGTATCGAGGAAATGGAACGAGGTGGCCACCTCAAGTCCCGCCCTGTGGAAGAGTCTTTTGATCTCTGAGAACTTCGTATCCGCTAGCTGCTTCGATCTTTACTCTTCCAAACTCCTCAAGAAGTATCCAGGTGCCATGAGCGAGGAAGATTGTTACTACAGTGACTTCCTTAAAAACAGAAACTACCTGAACAACTGGTACAATAAGCATTTCACTCCAAGGAGGTATACACTTGACGGCCATGCCACCAGCGTCGTGACGTGCCTACAGTTTGAAGATGACTACATCATCTCAGGCGCAGACGACAAGGTCATCAGGGTCTACAGTTCTAAGGACAAGAAGCTCTTGAAGAGTCTCACGGGTCACGAAGGTGGTGTCTGGGCATTGAAGTACGTCGACGACGGAATCATCGTCAGTGGCTCGACTGACCGCACCGTGCGCATCTGGGATATAGAGCTGGGCTGCTGCACGCATGTGTTCAAGGGCCACACCTCGACCGTGAGGTGCCTAGAAGTTGTCGAGTACAAAGGAATCAAATACATTGTCACAGGCTCCAGAGATAACACTCTGCACGTGTGGAAGTTACCCAAGGTAGACGTCCACGCTAGGATAAGAAAACAAGAGAATCAAGGTGCCCTTGACAACGAGGGCGATCTACCGTATTTACACAGTTCCCCAGACGAGAATCCGTATTTCGTTGGGGTGCTAAGAGGCCATCTGGCGTCTGTTCGCACACTTTCTGGCCATGGCAACATCGTCATCAGCGGGTCATATGATTGCTCACTGATGGTCTGGGATATAGCACAGATGAAGTGTCTGTACGTACTTGCGGCCCATTCCGACCGCGTATACTCGACGATATACGACCACAAGAGAAACAGATGCATCTCAGCAAGTATGGACGCCACGATCAGAGTGTGGGACTTGAAAGATATATGGAAAAACGGGACCTGTGTGAGAGTGATGAACGCCATGACCCCATGCACGAATATCCTAGGCTCCATGCTTATCCTGCACGGCCACACAGCCCTTGTGGGGCTGCTGAAACTATCTGACAGATTCCTGGTGAGCGCAGCTGCCGATGGATCCCTCCGAGGCTGGAATGCAAACAGCTACGGCAGAAAGTTCATCTACTCCCATGCCAACATGAGCGCCATCACAACGTTCGACCTCAACGACAACCTGCTGGTAAGCGGCTCAGAATCCCagttcaatatatataaccTGCGCACAGGAGGAATCATCCATCCAAACCTTCTGTCGGATGCCGACCAAATCTGGTCGGTCAAGATCAAAGAGAATATCCTCGTCGTCGCAGTGGAGCGTGACAACAGGAGTTTCATAGAGATATTCGACTTCAACGAAAGATACCACACCAACATATAG
- the SMC1 gene encoding cohesin subunit SMC1 (similar to Saccharomyces cerevisiae SMC1 (YFL008W); ancestral locus Anc_8.68), which yields MGRLVGLELFNFKSYKGVTKVGFGESNFTSIIGPNGSGKSNMMDAISFVLGFQSSNLRSSTLKDLVYRDIASADENEFGEDGERSAYVKAFYEKDGTVVELMRAITAGRDSVYKIDNKTTTYKHYSDFLAAENILIKARNFLVFQGDVEQIAAQSPRQLTKLFEEVSGSIKYKKEYEELKEKIEKLSESAAESAKNRRRIQGEMKIYEDGISKDEKYKKQLEVRDKLQVHLALWQLFHLEQEEKLSTKKLKEVKNKVMKLTDQVNEEETNVKKAKNEVIKETSLQMKQQNRLDYKEKEKDNLLSELTPIQLSQRSAEKRLANIEKRIESIARDMERQKTYVSRYEKQLKVVKKTKDTFEEELKQSNSNPDKYRLNDEDMKLYERLNEQYLTEGGFELDTKLSLLNNEKKDIDDELELLQKRIDMSKNRITDEFAVKGENFELQAVELSSELNEKNSLHLNLANKLKKIQSDIESTSNKEYELNHKLRDTLVKLDDASANQRETLKEKKLRENVSMLKRFFPGVKGLVSDLCHPKKEKYALAVSTILGKNFDSVVVDTLSVAQECITYLKKQRAGIISFIPLDTIDAFVPTLPTTNIQGITLVLNAIDYDQEYDKAMQYVCSDSIMCDTLSIAKSLKWKHNVTSKLVTLEGTLIHRAGLMTGGVSKEQGNRWDKEEYQGLVTLKDKLLIQIEQLSNNSKTFAIEARDLESNISQLNSSISDLRTQISQINRSIEENKAEVQYHEDMLKKEYEPKQNQLNTKLESIEKSKSEIIGQKELLQNTVFKEFHNKLGFTIQEYEHHSGEALRQSNKELQQLEKQVLNIESKLQFEVERYESTEKRHKKAQIDLENNNSTIESLQENEAEVVAKIKDIENGMLEIKKVLEDFSKEIDRKKKKLAIAEDSLSEKSELLTTSTNEKISIKEEIEKKDLEKLGILTNCKISNIQVPVASKIDLNNLPIGKIDNDAILISNEISLDYKTLPAKYKESSSSKIRSALEHEIEVVEDLLQDLQPNARAVDRFDEAKERFDSASDETETLKKQERKLLTQFLAIKKKRREVFEKAFDYVSEHIEPIYRELTKNPNSTAELSGGNASLTLEDEDEPFDAGIKYHATPPLKRFKDMEYLSGGEKTVAALALLFAINSYQPSPFFILDEVDAALDVTNIERIANYIRKHSNSDIQFIVISLKNSMFEKSDALVGIHRQQQENSSRVVTLDLSQYAD from the coding sequence ATGGGTCGGTTAGTAGGATTAGAGCTGTTCAACTTCAAATCGTATAAAGGCGTGACGAAAGTTGGGTTTGGTGAATCGAACTTCACTAGCATCATCGGTCCTAATGGGTCTGGTAAGTCGAACATGATGGACGCTATTTCATTTGTGTTAGGGTTCCAGAGCTCGAATCTGAGGTCCAGCACGTTGAAGGATTTGGTCTACAGGGATATCGCTTCTGCGGACGAGAATGAGTTTGGTGAGGACGGCGAGAGATCTGCTTATGTTAAGGCTTTCTACGAGAAGGATGGCACTGTCGTCGAGTTAATGCGAGCTATTACTGCCGGCAGGGATTCCGTCTACAAGATAGACAATAAAACTACGACGTATAAGCACTATTCCGATTTCTTAGCAGCAGAGAACATTTTGATCAAAGCCAGGAATTTTCTGGTATTTCAGGGTGATGTGGAGCAGATTGCAGCACAGTCTCCCAGACAGTTGACTAAATTGTTCGAAGAAGTATCGGGCTCCATCAAGTACAAGAAGGAGTATGAAGAgttgaaagaaaagatcGAAAAGCTAAGTGAATCCGCTGCTGAGTCTGCTAAaaatagaagaagaattcaaGGTGAAATGAAGATATATGAGGATGGTATATCCAAAGATGAAAAGtataaaaaacaattgGAAGTAAGGGATAAGTTGCAAGTACACTTGGCACTATGGCAACTGTTCCATTTggaacaagaagaaaaattatcgactaaaaaattaaaagaagttaaaaataaagtaatGAAACTAACAGATCAAgttaatgaagaagaaactaACGTTAAGAAAGCCAAAAATGAAGTCATTAAAGAGACAAGCTTGCAAATGAAACAACAGAACAGGTTAGATTacaaagagaaagagaaagatAATCTATTAAGTGAATTAACTCCAATACAGTTATCTCAAAGGTCCGCTGAGAAACGTCTTGCTAACATCGAGAAAAGAATAGAAAGCATTGCTAGGGATATGGAGAGACAGAAAACTTATGTTTCAAGATatgaaaaacaattaaaagtaGTGAAAAAGACTAAAGATacttttgaagaagaattaaagCAGTCCAATAGCAATCCTGATAAGTATCGTTTAAACGATGAAGATATGAAACTCTATGAAAGATTGAATGAACAATATCTAACTGAAGGAGGTTTTGAACTAGATACAAAACTatctttattgaataatgaGAAGAAGGATATCGATGATGAATTggaattattacaaaagaGAATTGATATGTCAAAAAATAGAATCACAGATGAATTTGCAGTAAAGGGAGAAAACTTCGAATTACAAGCAGTTGAACTGTCGTcagaattaaatgaaaaaaattctctacatttgaatttagcaaataaattaaagaaaattcaaTCTGACATTGAATCAACAAGCAATAAAGAATATGAGTTAAACCATAAACTGAGAGATACATTGGTGAAATTAGATGATGCTAGTGCAAACCAAAGAGAAACTttgaaagagaagaaaCTAAGAGAGAATGTTTCTATGTTAAAGAGATTCTTTCCTGGTGTAAAAGGTTTAGTAAGTGATTTATGTCATCCTAAAAAGGAGAAATATGCACTAGCTGTATCAACCATTCTAGGTAAAAACTTCGATTCCGTAGTAGTGGATACTTTGAGTGTTGCACAAGAATGTATAacttatttaaagaaacaaagAGCCGGtataatatcttttattcCTTTGGATACTATTGATGCATTTGTGCCAACTTTACCCACCACAAATATTCAAGGTATAACGTTAGTGCTAAATGCTATCGACTATGATCAAGAATACGATAAGGCAATGCAATACGTTTGTTCTGATTCAATCATGTGTGATACATTGAGTATTgcaaaatcattaaaatgGAAACACAATGTGACCTCTAAATTAGTAACACTAGAAGGAACTTTAATTCATAGGGCAGGTTTGATGACAGGTGGTGTCTCAAAAGAACAAGGTAATAGATGGGATAAAGAAGAGTATCAAGGTTTGGTCACTTTAAAGGATAAATTGTTAATTCaaattgaacaattatCGAACAATAGTAAAACTTTTGCTATTGAAGCAAGAGATTTGGAGAGTAACATTTCTCAATTAAATTCTTCCATCTCAGATTTAAGAACTCAAATTTCCCAAATTAACAGATCTATTGAGGAAAATAAGGCAGAAGTCCAATATCATGAAGATATGttaaagaaagaatatGAGCCTAAgcaaaatcaattaaatacGAAATTGGAATCAATTGAGAAATCCAAAAGTGAAATCATTGGTCAAAAAGAGCTGTTGCAAAATACTGTGTTTAAAGAATTCCATAATAAATTAGGTTTTACAATTCAAGAATATGAGCATCATTCTGGTGAAGCCTTAAGACAAAGTAACAAGGAATTACAACAGTTAGAGAAACAagtattaaatattgaaagcaAGCTGCAATTTGAGGTTGAGAGATATGAGTCTACAGAGAAAAGACATAAAAAGGCACAAATAGATCTGGAGAACAACAACTCGACCATTGAATCTTTACAAGAAAATGAAGCTGAAGTTGTTGCTAAGATTAaggatattgaaaatggaatgttggaaattaaaaaagtgTTGGAAGATTTCAGTAAAGAGATCGAtagaaaaaagaagaaacttGCTATAGCAGAAGATTCATTATCAGAGAAAtctgaattattaactacttcaacaaatgaaaaaatttctattaaagaagaaatcgAAAAGAAGGATTTAGAAAAATTGGGTATCTTGACTAATTGTAAGATTTCCAACATTCAAGTTCCAGTTGCCAGTAAGattgatttaaataatttaccTATTGGTAAGATCGACAACGATGCTATTTTGATCAGtaatgaaatttctttAGATTACAAAACTCTACCagcaaaatataaagaaagCTCAAGTTCGAAAATCAGAAGCGCCTTAGAACATGAAATTGAAGTGGTGGAAGACTTACTACAAGATTTGCAACCGAACGCTAGAGCAGTTGACAGATTTGATGAAGCCAAAGAAAGATTTGATTCTGCTAGTGATGAGACAGaaacattgaaaaaacaaGAGAGAAAGTTACTAACGCAGTTCCTCGCCatcaagaagaagagaagaGAAGTATTTGAGAAAGCTTTCGACTATGTCAGCGAGCACATTGAACCAATATACAGGGAACTAACGAAAAATCCAAATTCGACAGCAGAATTATCTGGTGGTAATGCCTCCTTGACGCTGGAAGACGAAGACGAACCGTTCGATGCCGGCATCAAGTACCATGCGACTCCACCTCTAAAGAGATTCAAAGACATGGAGTATCTATCCGGTGGTGAGAAGACAGTAGCCGCATTAGCCCTGTTGTTTGCCATCAATTCGTACCAACCATCTCCATTCTTCATTCTGGATGAAGTGGACGCAGCTCTGGATGTCACGAATATAGAGAGAATCGCCAACTATATCAGGAAACACAGCAACTCAGACATTCAGTTCATTGTTATATCTTTGAAGAACTCGATGTTTGAGAAATCTGACGCCTTAGTAGGCATCCACAGACAACAACAAGAGAACTCGTCAAGAGTTGTAACACTAGACTTGAGCCAATATGCCGACTAA